Genomic window (Synechococcus sp. LA31):
CATGTTGGCCGTGGCGTTCCAGCTCGTGGTCGTAGCAGCGGTCGTAGTAGTCCAGCATTTGCAGGGCAGCCTTGCCCCACTGCTGCTGCGCAATCGCCTCTAGTGCAGTCGCTGTGCGTTGGGGGCCGAGGCGCCGGGCAATGCGTTCGGTGGCCTCTTTGAGCGCGTGCTGATCCTGCACGCCATACACCGCCACCAGTTGTTCAACGCGCTCTGCGAGGGGCCTGCGAATCTCCAGCAGTGGCGCCTGTTGCATCTGCTTCCAAAGCCCAGCTGGGATGCGGCAGCGGCCCACCTGGGCGCTCTCGGCCTCCAACCAGATCTGGCCGGCCCCCTGCAGCTGATGCAGCGCCATCGCGATGCGGTTTTCGTAATGCTCGCTGCTGGGCTGGGGTGGCATGCCGAGGCTTCCAAAGCTGCTCCCCCGGTGGTGAGCTAGCCCTTCCAAATCGATCACGGCGCCGCCCTGTGCAGCTAAAGCCAGCAGTAGATCGGTTTTGCCACAGCCGGTGCGCCCCCCCAGCAGGTGAATCGGCCATGGCGTTTCAAACGAGTCGAGCACCCAGCGCCGGAAGGCCTTGTAGCCACCCAGCAGCAGATTCACTTCCAAATCCAGCTGCCGAGCGAGCCACGCAACGCTTTCGGAGCGCATGCCTCCGCGCCAGCAATGCAACCGCAACGGCTGGCCGGGG
Coding sequences:
- the mnmH gene encoding tRNA 2-selenouridine(34) synthase MnmH yields the protein MVDVRAPAEYAQGHIPGAHNLPLFSDEQRAAVGTTYKQEGRQAAVQLGLELVGPRLGELGGRLKGFAKQSPGQPLRLHCWRGGMRSESVAWLARQLDLEVNLLLGGYKAFRRWVLDSFETPWPIHLLGGRTGCGKTDLLLALAAQGGAVIDLEGLAHHRGSSFGSLGMPPQPSSEHYENRIAMALHQLQGAGQIWLEAESAQVGRCRIPAGLWKQMQQAPLLEIRRPLAERVEQLVAVYGVQDQHALKEATERIARRLGPQRTATALEAIAQQQWGKAALQMLDYYDRCYDHELERHGQHGGHRLLGHHDLEGLSAEAAAKQLIDSGAIRAHGRSAA